The Bacillota bacterium nucleotide sequence CGCTGCGACATAGACAAAATACATGGCGGGCAGCCCAACGGAAATCAGCATCAGCAATGCCGGGTGGGGAAACCGTTGCAACAGATGCCAGATGAGCAAACAAAGCGCAATCGCCGCCAATCCGCTGTACAGATATATCTCAAAATCTCTGGGCACCAAACTCCGGCTCAGAAAGATTGCAAGTACGCCAAGTCCAACCGCAGTCATATCTCTCATGGCAATCACCTCTGACTATTAAATTCGACGCTACCCGGATATAAACCTGCCCAAATCAAAGACCTGTGCCGGCGGCACAGGCCTTTGCTCTAACTCATTTCCGGATGGATCAGTTTGAACCCCTGCTGTTCCAAAACTTTCTTTGCCTTGTCACCCTTGCCTCTTTCTACTTTCATGATTATCAGGACTGTGTCTATAATCCGGGTTTGCGTTGCCACTATTGAGTTGATATTGATATGATTGCGCTTCATTAAGCCGGTGACCTCAGCAATTCGACCTACAACATCGGGAACGGCAATCATGACCCGGTCGCCGCCTTTAGCCCCATAACCAAAGATTTCGTCAAAGACCCGAAGTATATCACCTTTAGAGATTACCCCGGTTAATTTCCCGCCATTATCGATAACAGGCAGTAAATCGATTTCATTGCAGAACATAAGGTATGAGGCCTGCTCAATAGGCGCATCCTCAGAAACGGTTATCACTTCTTCATCGGGCAAAACCAACTCCCGTACAGTCCGCCTATGAAGAAAATGGGCAATCCTACGCTTATCCGGCTCGATTGAGATCTGAGCAGATGCGAAAGGAATTGGCATATCGACGTCAATACCCGCTTCTCGGTTCTGGATTGCACAACATGCGCAAAACTCCCGCATAATCACCCGTTCGTCTATTACGCCAAGCACTCTACCGTCCTCAACAATCGGCACGCCGTCAAAATGATTGTCCTCGACAGTTTTCATTACCTCGTACAGTGTCGTGTCGGGAGTAACACTAACCACGTTTCTGGACATCCGGTTTTTTACCAGCATCTATTTCCCCCCTCTACTATGTTATATTTATTGTGGGGCTCCCTGGTTTATTTGTCAATATGCAGTCAAAACTTTTCGAATAACGGTAGCGCCATTTCCACAAACATGCTATAATCCCGACTTTGACAGCAAAATAAGATAAAAAGAGGCCACAACCCTTGGGAATC carries:
- a CDS encoding CBS domain-containing protein produces the protein MLVKNRMSRNVVSVTPDTTLYEVMKTVEDNHFDGVPIVEDGRVLGVIDERVIMREFCACCAIQNREAGIDVDMPIPFASAQISIEPDKRRIAHFLHRRTVRELVLPDEEVITVSEDAPIEQASYLMFCNEIDLLPVIDNGGKLTGVISKGDILRVFDEIFGYGAKGGDRVMIAVPDVVGRIAEVTGLMKRNHININSIVATQTRIIDTVLIIMKVERGKGDKAKKVLEQQGFKLIHPEMS